Genomic window (Ananas comosus cultivar F153 linkage group 1, ASM154086v1, whole genome shotgun sequence):
attaatttagttatcttcttcctcctccaatattttttctctatattattttattttattttagatcttGGATTATATAATCGATATTTCAGCACAAATATCAGTTCCAACAATTGATATTAAAGAAAATTACGCTTCCAACATAAGACCACCAATATTTAAGTACACTAGCTACCTGATAATAGCAAAAGATCTTAAAGTTATCTTTGACCTTGAATagaatttaaaactatattCAACCTAATTTCAATTAAGATAGTTTAGTTAGGAGATTAAAACCGGAGTTTAACTTTAATCCTTCAAGTTTTGATAATGCAATTTCTTAATTACTACAGAGCATAATAAGGTTTATGTGGCTAGACGTATACCTTAACTAGGATAAATGAGAATACTTGGCTTTCTTGTCACCGAAATTACCAGTACTTAAATAtcctagcaaaaaaaaaaaaaaaaaaaaagaaaaaaagaaaaaaaaaagaaagaaaatacagCAACATCCTTTGTTATTATAACCTGTCAATCAACGATTAGGTAACAATCACTTTTGTTTGTTGATGTTGATTACactataaattaattcaaaaaaaaaaaaacattcaaaaaTATGAAGTTCCAATCTCATCATCTCAAGTCCTGGGCCTTGGGTGTAAGTCCAGCTTTGATTTCCTGAATCGTCGCCACATCGGTCTTGAACGACTTTGCGAGAATCCAGTCGTCGATGCCGGTGCCGAACACGGCGGCAGGGACCGAGACGGTCCCAGCATTCGCACTTCCGAAAGCCGATACCGCCAACGCCGACTCGCTCCCCCGGTTGTACTGGAAATGCACCAGTCCTTTCGGAAACACAAACAAGTCCCCCGGCTGGAGCGTTTGGGTGTAAAGCTTGTCAGTTGTGTCGACGAAGCCGACATCGAGGGCGCCTACGATGAGGAATAGTAGTTCTGCAGAGCGAGGGTGGGTGTGCGGTGGGTTGACGGAGGACGGGGGGTAGATGAGCACGGCGGAGGAGACGCTCTGACCGTTGAGGGCAGGGAATTCCGCAGCGGTGGCTTTCAAGACTGTAAAGGTTGTCGGCTCGTTGGCGTTCATTATCTGGCGCATACCGGTGAAGGTGAAGAAGGCGCCCGTGATGTTGCTGGCGGTGAGGTTCTGCGGGAGGAGAAAGTTGGAGACGATGTCGGGGTCGCCAGCGAGGGCCGTTAGAGGGGCCGCAACGGCGAGGAGGGGGATGAGAAAGGAAAGGCTTAGGCATTTGCTTGCCATTGTTGATGATAATTAAGAAGGATTGATGTGGCCGGGTATGCAAATGGAGGAGGTTTTGGAAGCATAAGGGGCCtatgaatatttatatataggtgTTATTGGGAGATTTCTTAATTTCTTgctattgcatatatatatgcatggttGAGTAGAAATGGGGCCGGCGcattgttgtatatatatatttggagttTCCAAGACCAGCTACATTCTAAATGATTACTATGCTAACATTGGGATTAGTGATTGTACTTAGACGTCATTTTAGTTAATTGATTGTATGATTGCTAAGGTGgttttttagtgttttttttttattattttttattggacaTGTGGCCACTAAAAAGCGCAAACAAAATTCATCTTGTACAAGGTTTCACGCAAATATTTGGGTCAGAAAATTTGGCCCCACTTACCTCAATCTAATGATTTAGTTTGCAAGATAATTTCGTAATACCGTTTGGTGGGTTTCCCTCAAGTATTAATTGTTGATGACAATTTTATTTAAGTTCAAAATGATGCTTTGCAATGTAACTTTTAAACTAGTACTAAATTAATTACTAGCTTGCATGTTTATGTATAATATTAATTTGTCAATATTATTCTAAAAAGCTTATAAGTTAGTCAAAATAGTACTATAGACCGCCTAATCAATAGCGATTGTATCTGATCATTTTTGTAAGATGATGCTAATTCAATGATTGGTTTGGAcaaccaaaatattttattaattaaattcattaaaaaattaatatttttatttttcctaatgTAGATAGTCAGTTAATTGgttttgatttaaatattttatatttttttaagaaaattattcgATAACACAATAACCTTCATCATaccatttctaactaagtttatttctaaatgaaataaacgaaacggatagcatgctatctatctctctctcaaaaaaaaacattgaTCATATCATTTATATAGTGGTTTTTCACAGCAAAATAAACTTGTCGGATCTATCAAACTAAATTGTAAGACTAGTTAATGGGATTCTACTGGTACCATATTTTTGCTGTATCAATTTataatacaaattaaactaattcCTTGTTTGGGTTCATTGTTAGCTTTTTATTTGAACTACAAATTCTGAGTGATAGGGCTTGCAATCTGTACTTAGGGAGGTTTATTGGAcaacaaataacaaaaatttagtagttttttttaataaaaattttttttttggtattcaACTATATTAAGTAGCGAGTTATAGCCAACAACGACAACTATATATTAAATAGCAAGTTAGCCAACAATGACAAGAGTACGAAAGCATATCTTATGATATATCCAacaacataaaatatttatttacaaaGTTAATTGAAACCCGCGACAACACTTAATGAGACCTAATTTGTGTTATTTCGATCATTTTGATTAAATGATAGAAAGATTTGAAGAGACTTTGCATTTGGTTGATACTTATTCAAGAAGATGGAACTATAACATTAATATAGTTCTAATTGCAAACCTCAATTCATGTTAAATGCTACACACCTTCAAGCAAATGAGCTATGTTACACATACATCCACTTGTCGACGtttgttttaaattataataattaccATTCAAATGTTAACTTTTCCAAACCAGTTTAATTTATTACTCCCCTTTTTTATTAAGAACAATTTCAGACTTATCCCtccaacatttcaaaattttatagattacccaacaaaatttaaaatatcatatatatatacatgcactTCAAAATATAccatctatataatatataaaactatgAATTCCTATGACCTTAAGCTGATGTCGCCAACTCTCTTAATTTCGGGGTATGCGTCCtactgatttttttatttttttaaaattggctaGATTCTtctattatctttttttgtCCATTTTCTTTCTGGAAGATAAAACACCATCTCTTTAATTTGGGCATGTGAGCCCTACTGAAAAGATGGACCGtcatctatagatatattaaatccTAAGTTCTACTGTGGCCTACGTGTCGTCTTCTCAGCACCCCCCTCTTTGCCATTTCTCCTCTGgtgggcgcgggcgcgggcacGCGAGGGGCGCGAGTGGGCGCCGGGCGCGGGTTGCACGCACGTGGAGAGAGATGAGGCGGGGTCGGGGGGGGAGAGACCGAGCGGGTGGAAGTAAGgaagagagggggggggggagaaAGAGAGTGGGGTGGGGGGCCTGCCATGTGCGGGCGACCCGCATCCTTGTGCGCGCGCGcgacagagagagagatagcCGGAGGGGGGGCCCTTGGGgtgggaagagggagagagggggggagagagagtaagagagagagggCCGGAGGAGGGGGGGAGAGGGCGGCCTGCTATGTGCGAGCGACCCGCAACCCCCCCTCACGCGTGCgcgtgcgcgcgcgcgtgcgagagagagagagagagagagagagagagagagaaagagagagagagagcttcccctattttcctctctctcctcctccctcctcggctctctctctttctctcccccttGTAGTGTTCCGAAattttggataggattggctgcagtattagtgactggtcgacacatctagaGAGTGTCGGATTGAGTCGaagtcgtttctgcacgaaatggatgcagaaatggacttggcgcactcaaataagcaaaactaaagttttgccagtttcgggcgtCTAGAACtgggtttgggtcgcccagaagtcGAGTGCTGATCTGAGCAGAAACTGGAAGCAAATTTGGATCCTGGTTTGGGGCGCCTAGAAatgggtccgaaaattcactTTGTGAATATCGCCTGTGCTGACAAGTGTATGTGGTAGGTGTGTTCCGTCAGACCACGTTAGGGGCACAGCAGACGCAGGTGGAGGAATTGAAGAGGAGTGGTTGTATGGCCTGGAgatttcggacgcccagaagaGTGTTTCGGACGCCCGAAAGTGCAGAGTTCTGCAGGGCCAGCAGGTTAGTGCTTCTTGTTCCTTGGGCTTAACAGACCATTTCACCTCTCTATAAAACGTTGGGTGCGATCCCTTGAGAAGCTTTTTCACCCTTCTTCATAGAGAAACCAAATTTTTGCATTTTAGCCCTTCAAATCCTCCAAATTTGCACAAGTTCATATTGAGGGCTGCAGTTTCAGCAGA
Coding sequences:
- the LOC109718132 gene encoding putative germin-like protein 9-2, which codes for MASKCLSLSFLIPLLAVAAPLTALAGDPDIVSNFLLPQNLTASNITGAFFTFTGMRQIMNANEPTTFTVLKATAAEFPALNGQSVSSAVLIYPPSSVNPPHTHPRSAELLFLIVGALDVGFVDTTDKLYTQTLQPGDLFVFPKGLVHFQYNRGSESALAVSAFGSANAGTVSVPAAVFGTGIDDWILAKSFKTDVATIQEIKAGLTPKAQDLR